The following is a genomic window from Deinococcus yavapaiensis KR-236.
CGTCCACGGGATGCTCGGCGAGCTTCGCGGCCTCTTGGGCGTCGGAAAGGTCGGCGGCGATGATCGTTTCGTCCGCTTGTGGATCGCGCAAATGTCCTTCACGTTCCACGAGGACGAGGCGCGCGCCTGCCGCGCGCAGTTCTTGCGCGATGACGGCCGCGATGGCGCCGCCCGCGCCCGTGAGCATGATCGTCCGGCCTTGCAATGCGGTCATGCCTCAGGGTACGAGGACGGCTCGGGTGGTGATGGTAGGCTCGGCTTCAAGCGGAGGCGACGTCGCCGAGCGCGGCGGCGCGCACGTCCTCCCACTCGCCGTCACCTAGCACGAAGGGCGCGCGCTGCGCGGGCGTCGTGACGACCGGGCCGCTCTCGGCGAAGTACACGTTCACCTCGCTGCGAATGCCGTAGCCGCGCTCCCTCGGATACACGCCCGGCTCGACGGTCACGCCGAGCCCGGTCGTGAGGCGGCGCGTATCGTGCGTTTCGAGATCGTCGAGATTCGCGCCCGGGCCGTGCAGTTGCACGCCGAGGTTGTGCCCGAGGCGATGGGTGAAGACGTCGCCGAAGCCGCGCTCGGCGAGCAGGTCGCGCGCGACGCGGTCCACTTCCCATCCTTCGAGGTCGCCCCAGCGCTGCGCGAGCGCGCTCAAGGCGAGGTCACGGGCGTCACTCACGGCCTTCCAAGCGTTCGCGAACTCGGAGTCGGGCTCGCCCGCGAAGCCCATCCAAGTGACGTCGGCGTTCGGACGACCTTCTTCTTGGCCCCACAAGTCGATCAGCATGCACTGTCCGCGCCGCAAAACGGCGTTGTTCGTCTCGGACGGCGCGTAGTGCGGATCGGCCGCGTTGGCTCCGAACGCCACGATCGCCGAATGGTCCGTCACGAGGTTGCCCTCGGCGATCACGCGCATGATTTCGGCTTGCACTTCGAGCTCGGTCACGTCCTCCGCGTGGCGAAGTTTTTCGTGCACGAGGCGGAACCCCATGTCTTTGGCGTGCATCAGGACGTTCACGGCTCGGCGGTGCGCTTCGAGATCCTCGGGCGTCCACGTCAGGAAAGCTTGCAGAAGGTCGGCGCTCGACGTGACTGTAACATCGAGCTCGCGTACGCGCTCCAACGTGCCCGCGTCGACACGGCTCACGTACGGCACCGCTCCTCGCTCGCTGTATTCCATGGCGATCGTCGCGCCAGGGGAGAGGAGGGAACGCAACGCCGCGTCGAGCTCCTGGTGTGAACTGTAGGGAACAAGGTTCACGTCGGCGCCCGACGTGAGGGTGCGCCACGCTCCGCCTTCGATTCGGTGATGCACGACGCTCGGTCGCCCTTCACGAGGAGTCCAGACGAAGTAGCGCCGTGTGAGGTGGGCACTTGCGGGAATGTCCAGAATCTGCCGAGCGAGCGGATTGCTGCCTTGAAAGTCGTAGAGAAGCCAGCCGTCTAGATTCGTCGGAAGAAGAGCGCGTACGCGCTGCAAGGCTGTTTGCATGAAGTCAGCATAACGGCCCGTCCATTCGGGTGCGTTTGAGACACTTCGCAATCATGACCGTCCTGCTCGGCTTTATGGGTTCGTGCACCTTTGTTCTTTAAAGCACTTGATACCCTATGGTCATGACGCAGACGATTTCCATCAGCGATTTCGGAGCGCAAAAAGCGCTTCAGATCCTGCAAAACAGCGGCAAGTCCAGCGCGGGCGTCCGCGTGTTCATCAAGAGTGGCGGCTGCAGCGGCTATCAGTACGGCATGGCCATCGACGACCGAGAGCTCGAGGGTGACACCATCATCGTCGACAAGGGCGTCAAGCTTCTCGTGGACCAGATGAGCTTGCCCTTGCTCGAAGGCAGTGAGGTCGACTTCATCGAGAACATGATGGGCGGCGGCTTCACCGTGAACAACCCCAACGCGACGTCCTCGTGCGGTTGCGGTCACTCCTTCCGCACCGACGGAGGCAAGTCGCCGGACGGTGAAGGCAGCACGAGCTGCGGAAGCTCGAACTACTGAAAGATCGACAGCTACAGGAAGGAGGCGCCTTTGGCGCCTCCTTCCTGTAGCTGCCTTGAGCAAAGTTTTGTATTTGTGACATTGACAAGCATTTTGGCCTACCTATAATGGTCTGTGTCGGAAATTCACGTATGAAGGGTGTCGTGTCGAGCGGCACCGCTAAGGAGTTCTATGAAGAAACTGTTGGCTCTTTCGCTTCTGATGCTCGGCGCGGCCCTCGCGGGACCGCGTCAAAACAACGTGATCATCGCGACGTCGCAGGAACCTGCGAACATTCTCGACTACTGGTCTACAGCCAATCAGGCGATCAGCGCCGAAATCAACGGCTTCCTCGCCCCCAGTCTCATTCAAAAGAACAACGCGGGCGACTTGTTCGCGGTCGTGGCATCGCGCGTGCCCAGCACGAGCAACGGTGACATCAAGATCACCCGTCAAGGCAACGACGTCGTCAGCAACTCCGTCACGTACCGCATTCGCCCGGAAGCGAAGTGGTCCGACGGCACGCCGATCACGACGCGTGACTTCCAGTTCTGGCTCGACGTCGCCAAGGACGAGCGCGTGCCGATTCCGGCCCGCGATCCTTGGGACCGCGCCACGATCGCGCGCGTGAACGACAAGACGTTCACCATCACCTACAACAAGGGCGGCTACATCTTCGCCGACCAAGTGTCGCCCGGATACGCGCCCGCGCACGTCATGCAGGCGGACTGGAACGCCTTCAAGAGCGCCACGGACAAGCTCGATGCGAAGACGCAGGCGCAGGAGATCAACAACCGCTTCAGCCAGTTTCTCGCGAAGTTCACGACCGCGCGTAGCCTTCCGCGCGTTTCGGCCGGTCCCTTCCGCGTGACCTCGTGGAGCCCGGGCTCCAGCATGACCTTGACGCGCAATCCGAACTTCTGGATCAAGCCGCAAGGCGGCGAGAACAAGTACGCGCGTGAAATCATCTACCGCTTCATCGGCGATACGAACACGCTGCGCGTGAACATCTTGTCGGGTCAGATCGACGCGGTGTCGTCGGTCGGCTTGACCTTCGACCAAGGCCTGCAACTGCAGCCCCAAGAACGTGGCCGTTTCAAGGTGGAGTTCGTGCCGGGCGCCGTGTGGGAACACATCGACGTCAACCAGTTCACGAACGTCCAGAAGGTCAAGGACCTCGGCCTCGACGACAAGCGCACGCGTCAAGCGATCTTGTACGCGATGAACCGAGAATCGCTTGTCCAGCAGCTGTACCAAGGCAAGCAGCCGGTGAGCAGCACCTTCGTGAGCACCTTCAGCTCGCTCTACAAGGGGAACGTCAAGAAGTACGATTACAACCCGACGCGCGCCAAGCAACTGCTTGCCGAACTCGGTTGGAAGGCAGGCGCCGACGGTATCCTCGTGCGCAACGGCAAGCGCTTCACCCTCAACTTCACCACGACGGCGGGCAACCGCATTCGCGAGCGCGTTCAACAAATCCTTATTCGCGACCTCAAGGCGGTCGGCATCGAGGCAACCGTCGCCAACCAGCCGTCGGCCATCGTGTTCGACGACGCCTTCATCAACCGCGCGTCCGAAGGCAAGTGGGACATGTTCATGTTCGCCTACACGCAAGACCCCGCCACGGAAGACGCGGGCTTGCTGATCGGCAAGCTCCCGAGCGGCGACTCGAACATCCCGACGGCTGCCAACGGCTACTCCGGTCAAGTCATCAGCGGCTGGAACAGCGCGGCCTTCGACCGCCTCGCCGTCTCGGCGCGCACGGAATTCGATCCTGCCAAGCGCAAGCAGCTCTTCAGCCAGATGCAGGACATCTTCGCCGATGAACTGCCGATTTTGCCCCTCTACAACCGCTCAAACGTCATCACGCGGGCCACGGGTCTCGTGAACTACACGTTCAGCGGCGCCAACCAGTACCCGGGCTGGAACGCCTGGACGCTCGGATGGCAGCAAAACGGCGCGACCGAACAAAACCCGCGTTGAGTTCGCCAAAAGGCGGGGGAGCCTGCGCTCCCCCGCCTTCGTCTGCTTTCACAAAGTCGTTCGCTGACAGCTCACGTTTCGGCGTAAACTGAAAAGCTATGGACGTGTCTTTACATCTTCTCCAGAAAGGAATCGACTTGGAATGTCTACCTACATCGCGCGACGCCTGCTGCAAATGATTCCCCTGCTGCTCGTGGTGAGCTTCGTGCTTTTCTTGCTCACCGATTTGCAGCCGGGCGATCCGGTCGATCAATTGCGCCTGTCCAACCCCAAGATTACCGCCGAGGACGTCGCGCGTTTGCGGGCCGCGTATGGCCTCGACCAGCCGGTCGCCGTTCGCTTCGCGAGATGGCTCGGCCGCGCCGTGCAGGGCGACTTGGGATACTCGCAGCAATACTTCATGCCCGCGTCTCAGTACATCTTTCAAGAGCGGCTGCCCAACACGTTGGTCCTGTCGGGCTTGGCCTTCTTGGTCTCGGTACTCGTGGCGATTCCCCTGGGCATTTTTTCAGCGCTTCGCCAGTACACGATCGCCGACTACGTCCTGACGTTCTTCAGCTTCATCGGCTTCAGCTTGCCGGTGTTCTGGCTCGGCATCATGCTGATCTACCTGTTCGCCGTGCAGTTTCCGACGTGGACGAACGGCGTGGTGAGCCTTCCGGCGGGCGGTTTCAACACGCCCGGCATGGAGACGGCGGCCGCTTGGGACAGCTTCATCGATCGCTTCAAGTACCTCGTCCTTCCGGTGTTCACGCTGTCGTTCATTCAAATTGCCGCTTGGACGCGCTTCATGCGCGCCTCGTTGCTCGAAGTCATCAATCAGGACTTCGTGCGGACCGCGAAGGCCAAAGGCTTGTCGCAGCGCGTGGTGACGTACAAGCACGCCGTGCGCAACGCCATCATCCCGATGGTGACGCTCTTCGGCTTGTCGATTCCAGGCTTGCTGGGCGGAGCGACGCTCACGGAGACGGTGTTCAGCTGGCCCGGCATGGGACGC
Proteins encoded in this region:
- a CDS encoding M24 family metallopeptidase, whose product is MQTALQRVRALLPTNLDGWLLYDFQGSNPLARQILDIPASAHLTRRYFVWTPREGRPSVVHHRIEGGAWRTLTSGADVNLVPYSSHQELDAALRSLLSPGATIAMEYSERGAVPYVSRVDAGTLERVRELDVTVTSSADLLQAFLTWTPEDLEAHRRAVNVLMHAKDMGFRLVHEKLRHAEDVTELEVQAEIMRVIAEGNLVTDHSAIVAFGANAADPHYAPSETNNAVLRRGQCMLIDLWGQEEGRPNADVTWMGFAGEPDSEFANAWKAVSDARDLALSALAQRWGDLEGWEVDRVARDLLAERGFGDVFTHRLGHNLGVQLHGPGANLDDLETHDTRRLTTGLGVTVEPGVYPRERGYGIRSEVNVYFAESGPVVTTPAQRAPFVLGDGEWEDVRAAALGDVASA
- a CDS encoding HesB/IscA family protein — its product is MVMTQTISISDFGAQKALQILQNSGKSSAGVRVFIKSGGCSGYQYGMAIDDRELEGDTIIVDKGVKLLVDQMSLPLLEGSEVDFIENMMGGGFTVNNPNATSSCGCGHSFRTDGGKSPDGEGSTSCGSSNY
- a CDS encoding peptide ABC transporter substrate-binding protein → MKKLLALSLLMLGAALAGPRQNNVIIATSQEPANILDYWSTANQAISAEINGFLAPSLIQKNNAGDLFAVVASRVPSTSNGDIKITRQGNDVVSNSVTYRIRPEAKWSDGTPITTRDFQFWLDVAKDERVPIPARDPWDRATIARVNDKTFTITYNKGGYIFADQVSPGYAPAHVMQADWNAFKSATDKLDAKTQAQEINNRFSQFLAKFTTARSLPRVSAGPFRVTSWSPGSSMTLTRNPNFWIKPQGGENKYAREIIYRFIGDTNTLRVNILSGQIDAVSSVGLTFDQGLQLQPQERGRFKVEFVPGAVWEHIDVNQFTNVQKVKDLGLDDKRTRQAILYAMNRESLVQQLYQGKQPVSSTFVSTFSSLYKGNVKKYDYNPTRAKQLLAELGWKAGADGILVRNGKRFTLNFTTTAGNRIRERVQQILIRDLKAVGIEATVANQPSAIVFDDAFINRASEGKWDMFMFAYTQDPATEDAGLLIGKLPSGDSNIPTAANGYSGQVISGWNSAAFDRLAVSARTEFDPAKRKQLFSQMQDIFADELPILPLYNRSNVITRATGLVNYTFSGANQYPGWNAWTLGWQQNGATEQNPR
- a CDS encoding ABC transporter permease; translated protein: MSTYIARRLLQMIPLLLVVSFVLFLLTDLQPGDPVDQLRLSNPKITAEDVARLRAAYGLDQPVAVRFARWLGRAVQGDLGYSQQYFMPASQYIFQERLPNTLVLSGLAFLVSVLVAIPLGIFSALRQYTIADYVLTFFSFIGFSLPVFWLGIMLIYLFAVQFPTWTNGVVSLPAGGFNTPGMETAAAWDSFIDRFKYLVLPVFTLSFIQIAAWTRFMRASLLEVINQDFVRTAKAKGLSQRVVTYKHAVRNAIIPMVTLFGLSIPGLLGGATLTETVFSWPGMGRAIFDSLVSKDFNIVMAALTFLALMTALFNLLADLAYAVVDPRIRYS